Within Salarias fasciatus chromosome 15, fSalaFa1.1, whole genome shotgun sequence, the genomic segment TTACATTCATGCACATTTCTGTGAATATGAAATGTATTGTCAAAAGCTGACAAATAATCAAGTTTGAATTGAACTCATGTCAACAGCTGTGTGAAGTTTGTAGATTAGTAGAGTATAAAGGACACAGAGTCatatttttttgaagaaaagctACATGTCGATTCACAaagctgaaagaggagaagccgCTGTAGCTGACGTGGATGGAGGACGCTGAGCCGCTGGTTTTACAGCTCTCCAGCGTCGGTCCCCTTGATCACCAGCGAGGCCTCACACCTTTTCAGACATGAAAGGTCTGGCAGGAGCTTGGGGACAGCTGCATCCTCTGCTcaaacagcaacacagccaTATACCACCATGTCATTCTTAatttcttcctttatttttttttttttttgaatgagctGCATttgacagcattttttttccatgtgcaATTTGAATTTTCAATAACTTGAAAGCAATTTCACAATTCATAAGCAAATGCAGTGGAAGAAATTTTCTCTGTGGCAATTTAGGGGGAATTAGAAAAGAAACGTTATTAAGAGCAATGGATTTGCTTACATTTTTATGCAAATTTGTGCGTTTCCATAAAATTGGCATCAAAAGTGATTGTTTAAGGTGAAAATGAGTTTCCCCTGTGTGGGTTTTGTGGCTGTTTGACTTCCAGTCTGCAGACACACGCAGGTCTTGCTTGCCAGAGAGGTGTGAAGACATCAGGTGAAACAGCATCCTCCCACTGCTTCATTAGGCAGCTCACATCAAACTGACAATTGTCGTCGAGCAGACTTTAAAGAGTAATTTCCCACAAAAGGAATctaattatttttctttctatcACATTAAACCTCTATTTAGCCTTATTCACACCACAGTGATAACCAACGACGTCCCTCTGGAAAGTCGCATTTTGGCACTTGCGGCTttctttgaactttttttttttcgcctgaGCTGTGAACCTATAAACCTCCGGAGATCTGCTTCTGTATAAAACCGCGTTGTCAAAATCACTTTCACACACTCTGTCTGGATGCCATCCTCTCTGCGCGGCGGTCTGGCTTTGTGACATGGATCTGGATGCGATCACAGCTGACATGCTGTCCGAGTGGGAGACCCACGAGACCGCTTTTGGAGAAAGCCCGGAGTCCCTCCAGTCCAACTCGGAGTCCTCCATAGACTGCATGTGCTCCTCGCCGGAGATGTGCTACTCCGGCGAGAACCAGGAGAGCAAGGACTTCTCCTTTGAGTTTTCCGCGCGTAAAATGACTTCGGCGGTGCAGCCGAGGCAAACCAAGACGAAGATGTCCACCAAAAGACGCATGAAGGCCAGCGAGCGGGAGAAGATGCGCATGAGGAGCCTTGCGGAGGCGCTGCACCAGCTCCGGGACTACCTGCCGCCGGACTACAGCAAGAGGGGACAGCCGCTGACCAAGATACAGACGCTGAAATACACCATTGAATACATCAACAAGCTCTCAGACATCCTGGGACGCGCGTAACGGGCGCGCGGCGGAGCGCTTTTACGCGCCACGTTCACTCTCATCTGGACATTTTAAGTTAGAAACTGACAAGTTTTGACTTGATCGTCTTATTTAACATCAGAGATTGTTCCGTGTCCTGCTTCCGTCGCCACCCGTGATGTAAATAGTGTTTTGCAAGCATTTGTGTTTGTAtatgaagctgcttttattGAGTGTGTTGAGAAATTTCGTTTAGAGAGCGTAGTTCATTCGAGCTTGGTGTTTCGCCAGGGATGGAATTCAGCTTTATGAtattttgttctattttgtgtgattttattgtctttaccTTTCTACCCATTATAGAGTTTATAGACCgtgtgacatttttaaaacgCTTCAGAAATCTAATAAACGATTTGTGGTGTAATGATGCCATCTGTCTGCTTTGTCATTGAAGTTATTTAACTTTATTTGAATAATGGTTTAAATGATGAGTCAGATGCAGGTATGCTCCTGTGCCTCAGTCAATTTATGAACCATCAATTTCTCCAAGCTTGACGACAATTAGCATTGCGTCATCGCGTTTATCCAATCAAAATGCGAGAATGCGCCACGTGGGGAAACGAAGACATCGGACAGCCAATCGGAGAGACGCTTTTTATCCCGGTGGGCGTGGCCTGTGTGATACGTTCCTCACAAAGAAATCCCTAACCTGGATGTCTGATTGAGCCGCCATTTGAAAGAAGCCCAAGGAGCGGGAGGAaactttgtacttttttttttaatttaaattgaaatatatttttattttttagcagCCAGACAGAAAGCTATATCTCTTTTTGAATCTACCTCGCGCAGTTGAAGTAAGTCCTCCCCTCTTTTCCATTCCGGCGAAAAGACACAGGAAcgccccttttttttcttacacacCTAATCTTAATCTTGATTTTAGCCATTTATTGCGCCATAATTCGATTTGAGGATCTATTACCCTGACGTTAATTGCTTCCTTGAATCGTAATCGTAGAATCAACGGCTGGTTTTATCGCGTGCCGGGGCTGGATGGAGTAAGCGGCGGTAATTCCAGGAATTAGACGTCGCCTTTTCGGGCTTTGCGTTGTGCCATCGGGTGCGATGCTcgacctctgctgctgttggacCGTGTTATTAAGTAGCCTTACTGAAAGCTTGCGCCGTATTCATTACACGGGGCTGTCTGCGCCGCTGCTGGATCGGCATTAAAGAGCGCACACAGCAGGATaaaaatgtttccatgacgCTCGGCGTGCCTCTGGTTTATTTACTACACCACAATGCAGACGGATCAGGCTGTCCTTCATGCCACCACGGTCacagcattttaacatttaTCTCTGTTATCAAATCAATTGAAGGCAATGTGCAAAAAGCATGTGCTGATGACACGGATCCATACAGTGAACACCCGGGCCTACGGTTTGACTGAAgcgcataaataaataaataattaacatCTGTTCATAGTGCGAATAATGACCACAACTAAATACAACACAAATGCATGGATATTCACTCCTAAATGTCAAGAATTTTCACATGACACATTCATGTGAATCTCCCctgattcattaaaaaaaaattctaatttcATAATTCCAGATGTTTATTTTCTGACAGCTGTATCACTCAGGATTGCTCAGATTCGGTGGAGAAACACTGCATCTTTATGGATTTATGATTAATGGATTATTTGTTACTCTGGAAGATTCATATTTTGATTCAAATCCCATCCTATTCATAACCTAAAGGATAAATAGCAGCAGCATTAATTGCAACCCATGTGCAGCTATTACTTAAACCAGGACAACCAGTCTCTGAATGTCTGAAAGCATGATTTTACACATAAATAATGTAAACTATAATTTGGCTATTAACAGCTGTAATATATGTTTGATATTAATGTctatatttgttgtttttttttcaaagatttaAGGAATCCAGTCCACTCTAAACTTTTAAAAGGAATGTGAAAAATCCTCCAAATATGTGTCAGTTTCTTGCTGAACTTCCACCTCCTGTTTTTCATGCTCTGAAACTGCTGAacaggctgctctgctgctgtttttgaagtttttatgtCACTCAGTATAGGAGTCATTATTGATCTGTCCATGCTTATGTTTTTGTGCATCAAGAAGTGAAACTTCTTGATTTTATCCAATCCTAATGCTgagtctttgtgttgtttttttttcagatggaTGGAGACACCGGAGAGAAAGTCACAGAAACTACTAAAATTTCCAAGGATGAATCAGAGAGATCTACGACAGACTTCAAGTCCAGGTTGGTCCACTTACAAGGTTTTAATGTTCTGTTAACTCTCTGGTCTGTGAAGGAACGGTCAGTCAGGTCAGATTGGTAAATGAAACGGCAATAGCTGAAGGTATTGAGATGTTTGTGACATTCTGACACTGTGACGTTTGATTGTTTCCACTTCTGCTGGAGGCACAGCAGCAATTTTGTAACATCTCCTTTTCTTCAGGGGCCGTGGGGCCAGAGGACGCTTTCGAGGGGGACGCATGAACCGAGGCATCATGCGTGGTGGGCGGGGCGTGATGAAGGCGTTCGGTCCACCGGGATACATGAGGGGTCGAGGGAAAGACGGAGCCATGAATGGATTCGGGCCCATGAGGTTCGTAAATGCGCCCATCAAAACACAGCCAGATCTGTCCGGACGCCGTTAAACCGCTTCACTCCTCTTGTTGGCTTGCAGAGGAATGGGGAGGATGCGGCCTTACCCAGACCTCAGAGGCCACAGGGGTCGGGGGGGACCGATGGGCATGGGccctccgccgcctcccccgcctcctcccatGCATCTCAGAGGTCCGTTCCCCCCGATGCCCAGGTAACCTCCAccaacctccacacacacacaacgccaAATGACTGAGCCCCTTGTAAAAGCTGTTCTTCATCTCATCTGATTGATTAGAAATAATTACCTTATCCACCACGACAAAACCCACctgtgtgactttttttctccCGTCCCCGTCTGTCAGGCACaggccccctccccctccccctccaggccACCCTGCTTTCAGAGGGCGTCCGCCGCACCCCCAGGTCCGCGGCATGCCGCCGCCCGGGCCTCCGCGCCACTTCCACCCCAGAGGGCCGAGAGGGTAAGAGGTGTTTTCACTCCTAACATTCAGCTTTAGCTCTGAAAAGCCACGACTCTCGTCTGCGCTTTGCTTGCACACGTTTCATATTCTTAAAGTGTAAGACCTGCACCCACGGCAGTCCTGACACCTGTAAGCAGAAACAGCTAGTCCTGTGACGCGGATGCACACgcctttctgtttctttttctgaagcCTCCTCATTTTAGCTGCCATTTCTGTCTCAGAGGAGGCCGTAAACGTAGCGTTTCACTTTAGAAGTTTGTCTTAGTACAGATGTTAAGTCAAATAATGTTTGTATTAAATTAGTATATTAAAACTGAACTTGCTGCTCTTCTTGAAGCCAGACTTAAATAGTGCATGTTCGataaaattaacatttcactgtattttgactTTCGGAGATGCACAGTTGAGTAGCAGGGGATCACTTTTCCCCACTGGAAGTAGTTGAGATGGCTGCTCTTATCAGAGTGTGCCCCCTATTGGCTCGAGCCAACAATCCAATGTGTGATTTTATCCTTTTACACAGCTACCACAATGGACCGGTCTCTCCTCCGCCTCACCCCCCACCTGGCAGGGGCCAGAGGTGGCCAGGCCCCCCTGGCGGCCGACGTTTTTAACACAGCCTGCCCTAAAATCTAAAAGCAAGCGCTTCTTAACGTAGAAAGGGGGGCCGAGAGCGGCCCCCGCCCGCCCACTCCCGACTCTGTGCGACACAAAGTCTCCCTGAGAATCTCTTGAGTATCTATGAAATTCTCTGTGGCCAAATGTTTTGGTGATTGCTATTGTTCCAGAAATCAAGTCACTAATGACAACCGAGGACACGTAAAACGATGTTAAGGCATTCTCACACTCTGTTACTGACAAACACTGTGCAGACCATTTGACGTTGTTGGAAagaagttgtttaaaaaaaaaaaagaaatgctgtgCTGGAAGGGAGGAAAATTCATGTTAAAGTTGATCAAATGTTTTGTGGTTCTCGTCTCGGTCACCCTGTGAAGCCTTAAGAAATATCCCCGATTCCTAATAAAGGTTTTAAAAACGTGGGCGACGCCGTACGCTCGAAGGTGGGGAGAAGTAATCGGCCGTCAAGCACCACTGTTGGATAATTtaattgacctttgacctccctTGGCCTTCCCTTTTGTTACAAACAGTGCAGCAGATATGTTCAACACTTTACACGTTTCtaagtggaaaaaaagcaaGTATTCATGAGTATTTAATTTTATATCTTTAATGTGCAGCTATTTTTAAGTTATGAATATTGCTGTTTGAAACATTCATGTTTGTCTCCAGCAATCTTTTGAGTAGTGTTATGAGTAGTAGAATGAAAAAGATCTTTAtctatatacatatacatatataactatatctatatctatagtTTCTTTTATGGATAAAAGCAAATTCCATTTGTTATTGGCTAAAGTTAAGGATAAGACATCTATCTGTCTTTACTGTGTGTTAGTTCTTTTGAAGTGTGACTTCCATATTCACTGTAATTAACATAACTTTTGTGAAcctgtgaatgtgtttttgagaAACATGGAGACATATGAGATAGtctttgaaagaaagaaaataaaattaaaaataaactcaacctcttctttttattttttttttgttcattcacAAACAAGCCTGAGAGTTGTCATTACGATCTGTAACTTTTACATGGAGCAGAGTGAATTGCAATGTAATATCTTATGTGATATTTTTCTAAAGTGAACATTACATCCAAGAATGCAGACAAATTAATTTCAATTCCAGTTTCGTAGTGCAGAAAAATAGCAAATCGCCATTTTTGTAGAGGAGAACTTGGAAAAAGCGTAAGACGTAACAGCACAGCGTGTGAATTTGACTGGAGGACTCAGAGTCCACACATCGGTTTGAAATCAGTGGTAGCATGTCTAAAAGGAGGACATCATCTTCAAAGGATAAACACTCTGATACGACCGCGGACCGCCACATGCCGTCTTCGCTGTGATCAGAAGCAGGAAGTTCACAACAATATGATTGaatatttaaaatttaaacatCTTGTGTGATTCCTAGATATCTTATGAATTTGCAATAAAACATTGTGATCATATAAATAGATATTTGCTCTAATTAGTCACATAACAGTGCCAAAAAGTGGTATTTGATTAAATATTACATGTATACATTTTGAAGCTTATGCTTCCAGGTTTGTTTAAAGTCATAATGCAAAGGATCAGTcacacaaaaaagtaaatattcaGAGTTTGTACATTTTCCTGCAGAACAGCTTGATGACAGACCTCTGCTGTCTTCACTCTGACGCCTCAGGTTGTTCCAGctgttctcaaactgtggggaGGCCGTGTGTGGAGCTCCTCGTGCAGCAGTTCATCAGTGGATCATAAGATAGAATTGTTCGTATCCACGTgcaataaaaatcaaaaatccCTCCCCTCAGATtccccacactttgagaaccgcTGGACTCGTGGCGCTCTGACGCCGTCCCGGAGGTGATCAGTGACCAGACGCAGCCAGTCGGGTGTTGCactctcccctcctctgtctctctccatctcttcagCGCTTTCACTCCATGTCTGGGCCTCTTCAGCCTCTTCTTGTTTCTCCCTGTGGCTGATTGTAACAGACTGACTGTTGTTGTCTCCTGAAGGGGGGCACACAGTAACAGTTAACCTCCCGGGCCCCAGgagcccccggccccgccctcACATCTCCCCCCTCCTTCACCAGCGGCGCGACGCCCGAGCGCCGGCACTTCGCGTGGAAAGGTGAGCCTCCTCTCGTGTCGATTAACTTCTAACCTCTCCCCCTCTGTTAAACTGGAAGATTTTCTTTCAGGAGCAGAGTGTTGCATTCAAATCAAGTTAaagctaaacaaaaaaaagagcaaatctAAGGTGAAATAGACTTGAGAAACTAGATTTCCTTACATTTTTTTGTCTATGAATAAAGCATGAAGCTGTACAGGTAAGTTTGTTCATATTCAGTCTGTGGAATACTTTTTCAATAAATGACCAAAAGAATCTTGTCCGTGCCTGTCTTTAATTATACATCTCGTGTTGTACATGCTCAACACTAATGGGGCATTGCAccataaatattttattcagaCACACAATCCTGactgatcagctgcagaaaggtGAGGCCACAATGTAGGTGCACATTCAGTAGCTATTGAGCTTTTCTCTTCATATTTGAGGAGATCCAGACAATACagtttttttatattgcttttaTTGAACAACATTCAGAggggaaaacatttatttaaacatcTTTCGGTCAGGGCAGCTTCACGGGCTGGGTTTGTCATCGGTAGGCTCGTCTTTCCACATGGGCTCAAGGATGTGATCTGGGACTTTCTCCATGGCAGTCTGACCACagaaagaaagggaaagaaCAAGATTATTTTCACTCCTTGAGATGTCCGCCTCATGCAGATTTAGAATGAACACACGCACGCGGTCCGTCTTACCTTGGTCACCTCCATGGCTACGCCTTCAGGGAGGTTCCTCTGGATGTACTCCAGGTACACCCGGGCTGTGCTGCCTGTTAGGTGAGAAagctgtgggggaaaaaaataaatggaactGAACGTCACTGTGAAATTCAAACAGTAAAAGTTAAAATTCATGGCAGTGATTTCGATTTTCAGTTCAATTATTTAGGTACTTTTTATTGTTTGAGTTTATGTTTAAAGCTTATATTCTCCCTGTGGCTGTAATGTGTCAGCTAAGGGATCCTGAGGATGTGTTTCTGAGATTCCACTTCAAAAACGCCGCCGCTCCTCACCTCGATGCAGCGGTAGTGCGTTCTCATCTCATACTGGACTCTGTGCTTCTTGAAGATGTGGACTGACTTCAGGAGCGTCATCCTCTCGATGTCCTTTTTTGGTTCGAAACTGCAGGAGAGGAACGAAGAATTCTTTAAATCTTCCACCTAAAAACAACATTCTGCAGCGGATCCAAATCGGGACTCACACTTTGCTGATGGTGATGCCCAGCTCGCTCGCCGCCATGGTGGCAAAGAACTCATAGCTGTCCAACACTGCTCTATCATGGCATTTGACCAAAATGGAAACTTTCTGGAACAAAGTGTCTGGCTCTTCTGTGACTGTAAtctaaaaagacaaaacacatttgtaatacCTCAGAGATTAGAGCAAAGGAACTTAAAGCAAGAAATGAGTCCGGAAATTTAACATTGAGTGATTCTAATTTACACAACAGTAAAGATCAATCCACTTACTGCTGACGGAGTGGAGGAGAACGTTGCTGTTGAATGGAAGGAAGAGCTGGGAGTCCGAGGGACCTGAAACCTGCATTTACAAACAAACATATGTCACCAGTATAAATACAGCAGGCGCTCATTCATAATATATGctagtgtgtgtttttaacttttgatGCTGGATAGAATTGACCTgtttgacaaaaaacaaaatctaccaATGAAGCAAATTTGTCAATCTcgagagaaaacaaaattaCAATAACAGTGATTGGAAAAGAAACTGGACTTTATTGTATTTAATAAGGACTGCATCACATTTTTGCATCACATATATCCAGGGGCTTACATCCATCACCCAAACTGTCCCGataaaaacacaatcaaactGTAGAAAATAAAGACACGGCGTTTCTCACCGTGTTAAAGTATGTATCCTGATATTCGATGAGGTTCTCAGACATCTTGGTCCCTGAAATAACAGAAGCGGAGTCAGTATTTGAAGATTTGACTCCCGCTGTGCTCAGCTGACAGACAACAGCCAGACCAGCTGGATGCAGCTCAGGTTCATTCACACATgctgataaattaaaatgttaaatttcATACCACACGTGAGAATCCGCTGAATATCCTTGTCAGGGAGAGCGCTTCACGTCTGAGAGCCACGGGCGCGGCCATGTTTGTGGAGAAGGTGgagactgcagctcctcactgCCCCCGTGTGGCCCGGAGGGCGAAACACACCTCAACTCATTTCTCCCAAACAAAACCTACAAGTTAGAACATTTAGAAGAAATTTTTGCAAGACAAACTTAGTACAATTTTCAaataaccaaaaataaaaaaaattaaacatctATGCCTTCAACTACATGGATGGAGAAAGCCTTTACCACTGACATGTTTTCACAGTTAAAGTATTTTCCATTAAAGTCCGCTACCGTTTTATCttgttcagggtcacaggaCGCTGCAGACAGTCACAGGTAAATAAGAGCAACAGCACAggatacacctggacaggtcatctgtccatcacagagagatagacaaccacacacactcacaattggagcaatttagggtcaccgaTTAACCTCACACATGCAAATTTGATTTTGACCTCCTCTGGCAGCAAAGTCTCAGTTCTTCCAGACAATGACAGGCACATCAATGGGGTCCTGGACCCAAGGTAGGGATCCACTGTTCTGTAGTGAATACTAATGCTGACAGGTTACTACTGTGAGTCCCTGAGCAAGGCACTTGATCCTTAGCAACTTCCCAGTCACTGCATTTTTGCAGCCCACTGGTCTTGAGATCAAGTCTGAAATCagcgtacagcctgccggaaatcattagaagaagaagaagaagatcaagTCTGCTGTAGTATCCTGTTCACACGAGAACAAAGCTAAAGCTCCAGGTATTATAATTTGTCATGTATTGGTGAGTCGACCTGAGCAAGGGTTAACTAATACGAATGATAAATACATAACAAGAGGAGTGTGTAGTCAAAGTGAAACAGCATGATTCATTAACAGGGGTATAAGTTGTATTTTCTGTGGATTGATCATGCACAGTTGATGTTTTTGAGACGTTTCTCCTTGGATACACTCGCTGCTCGTGCAGGACCAGACTCAGCTGTGGACGAGGGTCACGTGTGTGTCATGTGACCCAGCTGTCGGGCCCTGGCGGCTGGCGGGGTTCAGTAGCAGGCTGCgggcagaggcagcagcagcggcggtaCGAAGCGGAGGTAAGCTCCTCTCTGTCCCTTTACGCTCCCCCGGCTTTTGTTTATTTACCCAATTCTGTCTCTGCGCCACCGGAGTGTTGTTATTCCTCACAGCTACTCCGTTAAAACATATAAACATTAGCTTCAGCGGTCGGCTAGCTGCTAGCCTTTTAGCGTCGGATGCCAGCGGCGGACTGTCGGAGCCGTCGGAGCCGCCGACAGAGGCTCGGGCTCAGCTAGCAGCTCGGCTAGCCACCCCGAGCAACCGCCGAGTCCCGCTGCTCTTTGTGGATGAGGCAGTCTCTGTCGGATTAGTGTCGCGACACAAAGCGGTCGAATAAAGCCGGGAAAGATTAATCGGACGTGTTTTGATGCGCGGAGCTCTGTCCTCATCCAGCATCCAGGGCTCGGCTAGCCGCACAGCTAACGGACAGCTCCTGGGGGGAAATTTACACTCTTATTAAAGCCTCTACCGGTAAATTAAGGTCCGAACTATCCGTgtcactgtttattttttgccaGATAGCGCTGTAATAGCCACGTTTCGATGAATTTGCTATGCCAGACGCATCTGTGTGGGATGCTTTGTCGCCCCGTCGCTTTATGCGATGTTAATTTTATTGTATCTAGTAGAAAAATCGGATTGTTCTCGTCCTGACATCTGAGGTAAAACACGATCTTTAGTTATTTATCGGgtgttgttttcacatcagACAGCCTCCAGCATGGAGACGACCTCCATCGTCGGCGCAGTGTTTGTCTCATGTGTCTGTCGGAGGCTGCTTTATGTGGATTTAACAGCATCGCGTCTTCGCTACAATGGTGTTTTGTTTACCTCTTGTCTCATTTAATCTTTAATTGCTAATTTGTTGCTTTGACCGCGAGAGGCCGCCTTGTTACACTTATTTTGCCCTAATAAAACGGAATAATAGGTAATGTAACTCAATATACCTGTTAACCAAGTTCAGTTTGACATTTGCGTATATAATGTTTTGTTTCGCCTGTAAATACACAATTTCTTTCACTTATTGTTCAGTTAGTTGTAATACACATTTTCAGAATCCATACTCGCCCAAGAAAAATCATATTCAGTCTTCCTGTACTCATGGTCTTGTAATATGAAGTTCCCTTTATATGCCTTTGCCATCAGAATTAGTCCTGATTAATATTTAATTCAAACAATGACATTTTGGTAtttgtgtgatttgttttttaaaaatttatttaatctTAGTTCATCCTCTTCAGTGAAAGACAGCAACCTTCTCATCTCACCTGAGATCACGAGAAATAGGACAAAATATTCAAACGTAAAGATGAGTTTGATTGTGCGAGACCATTTAGTATCGTTGTAGTTCAAAATTTAGTTGATATCATGTTTACATATTGCGAGGTAAATAGTCAGCATTGATTGGAAGGATTTCGTTTTTTACGTATTATGCTAGAAAACAGACATCGAAATTGTAAAAATATCCATTTTTATTATCACTGTTTTGTCAGTTTGTAACATTGCACTATTTCACGTTCCATCTGTTGCATCTATTTTGTGTGAGATGGTCATGTCACATCTCATATTTTCATGTTACTTTAAATCTATAGGTTTGCTGAAGTTACTGCAGTACTCCAAAGTACAGCTAGGGGTTTTAGTACTCCATGTTAAGAGACATGCTTCTAAATAATTCAGCGATTATTTAAATATCCTTCCGCTGAGCAGGATAGTCCTCGGCTGTGAGGGGTAATTTTAGGAGAGAgcattaatatttaaattacaGGCTTCAGGCGGCAGGTACAGGCTTTTAGCGCTTTTAAGCCGCATGTATCATGTCATGACTTCATAAGTTTGACCTTTGTTGTTTCACCACTGGTGTATTTACCGGTGACACTCTGGGTGATGGTTGACGGTCTTTCCTGTGTGTTATCCACCAGTCCTCTATGGGAACCCCGAGGCGGGCTGAAAAGGCAGACGGGCTGACGCGATGACGTTACCGGGAGAAGCAGCTCTCCTGCGGGCTGACAGCTGATGGAGAGTccttgctcctcctcctcctcttcctcctcctccgcctcctcctcttcttcatcatcacacACTCTACACGGGATCAAATGAGGAGGACGCAGAGTGCAGAAATCAGACACTGAATTTGGACAGAAACAACACTCGCCAACTGGAAGCACCGGGACACATTTGGATAGAATTGGATGGAAAAAACAGGCTTAAGTTTACAAGAtcaagggtttttttgttggagtgtttttctttctgatgtGGCATGAATCTGGAGTTTTTCTCAGTGGATTTCTGAATATTTCAAGAAC encodes:
- the msgn1 gene encoding mesogenin-1 translates to MDLDAITADMLSEWETHETAFGESPESLQSNSESSIDCMCSSPEMCYSGENQESKDFSFEFSARKMTSAVQPRQTKTKMSTKRRMKASEREKMRMRSLAEALHQLRDYLPPDYSKRGQPLTKIQTLKYTIEYINKLSDILGRA
- the mrps10 gene encoding small ribosomal subunit protein uS10m, whose protein sequence is MAAPVALRREALSLTRIFSGFSRVGPRCLRTSSNIRIHTLTRFQVPRTPSSSFHSTATFSSTPSAITVTEEPDTLFQKVSILVKCHDRAVLDSYEFFATMAASELGITISKVFEPKKDIERMTLLKSVHIFKKHRVQYEMRTHYRCIELSHLTGSTARVYLEYIQRNLPEGVAMEVTKTAMEKVPDHILEPMWKDEPTDDKPSP
- the LOC115401895 gene encoding cleavage and polyadenylation specificity factor subunit 6 isoform X2, with translation MDGDTGEKVTETTKISKDESERSTTDFKSRGRGARGRFRGGRMNRGIMRGGRGVMKAFGPPGYMRGRGKDGAMNGFGPMRGMGRMRPYPDLRGHRGRGGPMGMGPPPPPPPPPMHLRGPFPPMPRHRPPPPPPPGHPAFRGRPPHPQVRGMPPPGPPRHFHPRGPRGGAHSNS
- the LOC115401895 gene encoding splicing factor 3B subunit 4 isoform X1, whose protein sequence is MDGDTGEKVTETTKISKDESERSTTDFKSRGRGARGRFRGGRMNRGIMRGGRGVMKAFGPPGYMRGRGKDGAMNGFGPMRGMGRMRPYPDLRGHRGRGGPMGMGPPPPPPPPPMHLRGPFPPMPRHRPPPPPPPGHPAFRGRPPHPQVRGMPPPGPPRHFHPRGPRGYHNGPVSPPPHPPPGRGQRWPGPPGGRRF